A DNA window from Massilia putida contains the following coding sequences:
- a CDS encoding DUF6622 family protein: MLIQILTHTPLYVWAILAFLVYRGTVAMRDRDVEVRKLAIIPAVMLVLSLQDMHAKFGLGGLALASWAVAAAGMALLAGLAGTSRLEASHVPGCVRVRGSRLPLVMMMAVFFTKYVASVALAVVPQLRHDTLVACAVCALFGVFNGWFIGRLVSDLASVRMLPAPATVAA; the protein is encoded by the coding sequence ATGCTGATCCAGATCCTGACCCACACCCCACTCTACGTCTGGGCGATCCTTGCCTTCCTCGTCTATCGCGGCACGGTCGCCATGCGCGACCGCGACGTGGAAGTGCGCAAACTGGCCATCATCCCGGCCGTGATGCTGGTCCTGTCGCTGCAGGATATGCACGCGAAATTCGGCCTCGGCGGCTTGGCGCTGGCCTCGTGGGCGGTCGCGGCGGCCGGCATGGCGCTGCTGGCCGGACTGGCCGGCACCTCGCGCCTCGAGGCCAGTCACGTGCCGGGCTGCGTGCGCGTGCGCGGCAGCCGCCTGCCGCTCGTGATGATGATGGCCGTGTTCTTCACGAAGTACGTGGCGTCCGTGGCGCTGGCCGTCGTACCGCAGTTGCGCCACGACACGCTGGTCGCCTGCGCCGTGTGTGCCCTGTTCGGCGTCTTCAACGGCTGGTTCATCGGCCGCCTGGTCAGCGATCTGGCGTCGGTCCGCATGCTGCCGGCCCCCGCGACGGTGGCCGCGTAA
- a CDS encoding DUF2214 family protein produces MSFPSLSSDLAMTDLVLAIVHHLIVFGLAAVLAAELALMRPAAMSPRTVTLLGRFDAAYGLLALAILVVGFLRVKYGAKGPDFYMHNPVFWAKVGAFAVVGLISIRPTLRILAWQKRAKADAAFVPALDEVGTLRRLMLLEIHVFGLIPILAAMMARGIGLG; encoded by the coding sequence GTGAGCTTCCCATCATTGTCCAGCGACCTCGCCATGACCGACCTCGTGCTCGCCATCGTCCATCACCTGATCGTGTTCGGCCTCGCGGCCGTGCTGGCCGCCGAACTGGCGCTGATGCGGCCCGCCGCGATGTCGCCCAGGACCGTGACCCTGCTGGGACGCTTCGATGCGGCGTATGGCCTGCTGGCGCTGGCGATCCTCGTCGTCGGCTTCCTGCGCGTGAAGTACGGCGCGAAGGGCCCCGACTTCTACATGCACAACCCGGTCTTCTGGGCCAAGGTCGGCGCGTTCGCTGTCGTGGGCCTGATCTCGATCCGGCCCACGCTGCGCATCCTCGCCTGGCAAAAACGGGCGAAGGCGGATGCCGCGTTCGTCCCCGCGCTGGATGAAGTGGGCACGCTGCGCCGCCTGATGCTGCTGGAGATCCACGTGTTCGGACTGATCCCGATCCTCGCGGCCATGATGGCGCGCGGGATCGGGCTGGGTTGA
- a CDS encoding TetR/AcrR family transcriptional regulator, translating to MNNYHHGDLRAALLDAAGDILQEKGLEGFSLRECARRAGTSHAAPAHHFGDTPGLLSEFAALGFERMVALMRAARAAAGPDAWDQLRATGRAYIDFALANRAAFQLMFRTDRLDAGHARLRDASAAAFGELRSALAALHGGDVETPRLMLAWSAVHGFSTLLLEHATDGIRQETDVQRFSREMGDAVLALLKNSLAP from the coding sequence ATGAACAATTACCACCACGGCGACCTGCGCGCCGCCCTGCTCGACGCGGCGGGAGACATCCTGCAGGAAAAGGGGTTGGAAGGATTCAGCCTGCGCGAATGCGCGCGGCGGGCCGGGACGTCGCATGCGGCGCCGGCCCATCATTTCGGCGACACGCCGGGGCTGTTGAGCGAGTTCGCCGCGCTCGGCTTCGAACGGATGGTGGCGCTGATGCGCGCGGCGCGCGCCGCCGCGGGGCCGGATGCCTGGGACCAACTGCGCGCGACGGGCCGCGCCTACATCGACTTCGCACTCGCGAACCGCGCCGCGTTCCAGCTGATGTTCCGGACCGACCGGCTCGACGCCGGACACGCGCGGCTGCGCGACGCCAGCGCGGCCGCGTTCGGGGAACTGCGCTCGGCGCTGGCTGCGCTGCACGGCGGCGACGTGGAGACACCCCGGCTGATGTTGGCCTGGTCCGCGGTGCACGGTTTTTCCACGCTGCTGCTGGAACACGCGACGGACGGCATCCGCCAGGAGACCGATGTTCAGCGGTTCAGCCGCGAGATGGGCGATGCCGTGCTGGCGCTGCTCAAGAACAGTCTGGCGCCCTGA
- the hrpA gene encoding ATP-dependent RNA helicase HrpA, translating to MSEQSNKPAPKPARAASPDRSSQPRNEGQSARRGPRPPAREGALASALAQAQVRAPRADAPAQDRPAKPPRDGDARPRADRPSRNEARKEAVRNPLPPIVFPEDLPVSGRRAEIAKALMENQVVIVSGETGSGKTTQLPKICLELGRGEKGMIGHTQPRRIAASSTAKRIAHELGSPLGEHVGYKVRFNDTLSPGAWVKLMTDGILLAETQTDPLLKAYDTIIIDEAHERSLNIDFLLGYLKEILPRRPDLKVIITSATIDADRFARHFGTPEKPAPVIEVSGRLYKVEVRYRPVERDLEFAPAKGGQDAGKAVSKGQAARDKRDLMDAVVDGVDELCRLGQGDVLVFLPGEREIRDCAEALRKHHPPHVEILPLFARLSVEEQDRVFRTTNARRIVLATNVAETSLTVPGIRYVVDAGLARVKRYSYRNKVEQLQIEPISQAAANQRAGRCGRVADGVCIRLYEEDDFLQRPKFTDPEILRSSLAAVILRMKSLHLTDVETFPFVEPPQGRAIADGYQLLQELGAVDDANELTSMGRKLAKLPLDPRVGRMILAAVDNVCLTEMLIIASALSVQDPRDRPMEYQQQADEKHKKFADEKSEFLSFLKIWRWFEQAIEHKKTNRQLQENCRENFLSQVRLREWRDVHSQLLTIVKEQGWRLNDAPATYEQLHMALLTGLLGNIGYKMEDDSGAYLGARGIKFHIWPGSTLGKKAGKWIMAAELVETTRLYARCIAQIQPEWVEKIGGHLLKKSWGEPRWEKRTAQVTASERATLYGIVVYSQRRINYAQHNPAEAREIFIRDALVGGDYETRSQFFAHNHKLIKEIENLEHKSRRLDVLVDDQLIYAFYDKEIPGDVVNGAGFEKWYKDASRDNPKLLYLNREELMRHEAAGVTTELFPKTMNVTGIEMGLSYHFEPGSPRDGVTLTVPLFALNQIPRERADWLVPGMLKEKVQLLLKSLPQKLRRHCVPLPEYAARFFERNEDPVRFGRGDLIDALIADIHAQTGVRVMTTDFKLETLPAHLFMNFKVVDEHGRQLDMGRNLATLQAELGGQARQSFQRMAETTPAAGQAAAKPLAAQAASAPAPAKGKAAPASAPAAPTAHTNITGWTFGELPELLEITQGKITLIGFPALVDKGTHCDLEVFDDPNVAARTHRIGLRRLFALQFKDQLKFAEKNVPGLQQMGMQFMSVGTPDELREQIVNKAIEIACLQDPLPHDAASFNKRRDEGKGRIGLLINETARLAGQILAEFHGLPKRLQGLPPAVASDMQAQLQGLVHKRFIAETEYSQLAHFPRYLKAMNVRLEKLRANPARDAQLMAEWQTAATQFQRTVKNQPLKNLDPRMIEFRWMLEELRVSLFAQELRTPMPVSSKRLQKVWESMLR from the coding sequence ATGTCTGAACAGAGTAACAAGCCTGCGCCAAAGCCGGCGCGAGCAGCCTCCCCCGACCGTTCTTCGCAACCGCGTAACGAAGGCCAGTCCGCGCGCCGCGGCCCGCGCCCGCCCGCGCGCGAGGGCGCGCTCGCGAGTGCGCTCGCGCAGGCGCAGGTGCGTGCGCCGCGCGCTGACGCGCCTGCGCAGGACCGCCCGGCCAAGCCGCCGCGCGATGGCGATGCGCGTCCGCGCGCGGACCGCCCGTCGCGCAACGAGGCCCGCAAGGAAGCCGTGCGCAACCCGCTCCCTCCGATCGTCTTTCCGGAAGACCTCCCCGTCTCGGGCCGGCGCGCCGAAATCGCGAAGGCGCTGATGGAGAACCAGGTCGTGATCGTGTCCGGCGAAACCGGTTCGGGCAAGACGACGCAGCTGCCGAAGATCTGCCTCGAACTGGGCCGTGGCGAGAAGGGCATGATCGGCCACACGCAGCCGCGCCGCATCGCCGCGTCGTCGACGGCGAAGCGCATCGCGCACGAATTGGGTTCGCCGCTGGGCGAGCACGTGGGCTATAAAGTCCGCTTCAACGACACGCTGTCGCCGGGTGCCTGGGTCAAGCTGATGACGGACGGTATCCTGCTGGCCGAGACGCAGACCGACCCGCTGCTGAAGGCCTACGACACCATCATCATCGACGAGGCGCACGAGCGCAGCCTGAACATCGATTTCCTGCTCGGCTACCTGAAGGAGATCCTGCCGCGCCGCCCGGACCTGAAGGTGATCATCACGTCCGCCACGATCGACGCCGACCGCTTCGCGCGCCATTTCGGCACGCCGGAGAAGCCCGCGCCCGTGATCGAAGTGTCGGGCCGTTTGTACAAGGTCGAGGTGCGTTACCGTCCCGTCGAACGCGACCTTGAATTCGCTCCGGCCAAGGGCGGGCAAGATGCGGGCAAAGCGGTGTCGAAGGGGCAGGCCGCGCGCGACAAGCGCGACCTGATGGATGCCGTCGTCGACGGCGTCGATGAACTGTGCCGGCTGGGCCAGGGCGACGTGCTCGTGTTCCTGCCCGGCGAGCGCGAGATCCGCGACTGCGCCGAGGCGCTCCGCAAACACCATCCGCCGCACGTGGAAATCCTGCCGCTGTTCGCGCGCCTGTCCGTCGAAGAACAGGACCGCGTGTTCAGGACGACCAACGCGCGCCGCATCGTCCTCGCGACGAACGTGGCCGAGACGTCGCTGACGGTGCCGGGCATCCGCTACGTCGTCGACGCGGGCCTGGCGCGCGTGAAGCGCTACAGCTACCGCAACAAGGTGGAGCAGCTGCAGATCGAGCCGATCTCGCAAGCGGCCGCCAACCAGCGCGCGGGCCGCTGCGGCCGCGTCGCGGACGGCGTCTGTATCCGCCTGTACGAGGAAGACGATTTCCTGCAGCGCCCGAAGTTCACGGACCCGGAAATCCTGCGCTCGTCGCTGGCGGCCGTCATCCTGCGCATGAAGTCCCTGCACCTGACGGACGTGGAGACGTTCCCGTTCGTCGAACCGCCGCAGGGCCGCGCCATCGCCGACGGCTATCAACTCTTGCAGGAACTGGGCGCCGTCGACGACGCCAACGAGTTGACGAGCATGGGCCGCAAGCTGGCCAAGCTGCCGCTCGACCCGCGCGTGGGCCGCATGATCCTTGCTGCCGTCGACAATGTCTGCCTCACCGAGATGCTGATCATCGCGTCCGCGCTGTCCGTGCAAGACCCGCGCGACCGGCCGATGGAATACCAGCAGCAGGCCGACGAGAAGCACAAGAAGTTCGCGGACGAGAAGAGCGAGTTTCTGAGCTTCCTGAAGATCTGGCGCTGGTTCGAGCAGGCCATCGAGCACAAGAAAACGAACCGTCAGCTGCAGGAGAACTGCCGCGAGAATTTCCTGTCGCAGGTCCGCCTGCGCGAGTGGCGCGACGTGCATTCGCAGCTGCTCACGATCGTCAAGGAGCAGGGCTGGCGCCTGAACGACGCGCCCGCGACCTACGAGCAGCTGCACATGGCGCTGCTGACTGGCCTTTTGGGCAACATCGGCTACAAGATGGAGGACGACTCTGGCGCGTACCTCGGCGCGCGCGGCATCAAGTTCCACATCTGGCCCGGCTCGACGCTCGGCAAGAAGGCCGGCAAATGGATCATGGCGGCGGAACTGGTCGAGACGACGCGCCTGTACGCGCGCTGCATCGCGCAGATCCAGCCGGAATGGGTCGAGAAGATCGGCGGCCATCTGTTGAAGAAATCGTGGGGCGAGCCGCGCTGGGAAAAACGCACGGCGCAGGTCACCGCGAGCGAGCGCGCCACTCTGTACGGCATCGTCGTCTACAGCCAGCGGCGCATCAACTACGCCCAGCACAATCCGGCGGAGGCGCGCGAGATCTTCATCCGCGATGCGCTGGTCGGCGGCGACTACGAGACGCGCTCCCAGTTCTTCGCGCACAACCATAAACTGATCAAGGAAATCGAAAACCTCGAGCACAAGTCGCGCCGCCTCGACGTGCTCGTGGACGACCAGCTGATCTACGCGTTCTACGACAAGGAGATCCCGGGCGACGTCGTGAACGGCGCGGGCTTCGAGAAGTGGTACAAGGACGCGTCGCGCGACAACCCGAAGCTGCTGTACCTGAACCGCGAAGAACTGATGCGCCACGAAGCGGCGGGCGTCACGACGGAGCTGTTCCCGAAGACGATGAACGTCACCGGCATCGAGATGGGCCTGTCGTACCACTTCGAGCCGGGCAGCCCGCGCGACGGCGTCACGCTCACGGTGCCGCTGTTCGCGCTGAACCAGATCCCGCGCGAGCGCGCGGACTGGCTCGTGCCGGGCATGCTGAAGGAGAAAGTGCAGCTGCTGCTGAAATCGCTGCCGCAGAAGCTGCGCCGCCACTGCGTGCCGCTGCCCGAGTACGCCGCGCGCTTCTTCGAGCGCAACGAGGACCCGGTGCGCTTCGGCCGCGGCGATCTGATCGACGCGCTCATCGCGGACATCCACGCGCAGACGGGCGTGCGCGTGATGACCACCGATTTCAAGCTGGAGACGCTGCCCGCGCACCTCTTCATGAACTTCAAGGTCGTGGATGAACACGGCCGCCAGCTCGACATGGGACGCAACCTGGCGACCTTGCAGGCCGAGTTGGGCGGCCAGGCGCGCCAGAGTTTCCAGCGCATGGCGGAGACCACGCCGGCCGCCGGCCAGGCGGCCGCGAAGCCGCTGGCCGCGCAGGCCGCATCGGCGCCGGCGCCGGCCAAGGGCAAGGCCGCACCCGCGTCTGCGCCGGCCGCGCCGACCGCGCACACGAACATCACCGGCTGGACCTTCGGCGAGCTGCCGGAACTGCTGGAGATCACGCAGGGCAAGATCACGCTGATCGGCTTCCCCGCGCTCGTCGACAAGGGCACGCACTGCGACCTCGAAGTGTTCGACGACCCGAACGTGGCGGCGCGCACGCACCGCATCGGCCTGCGCCGCCTGTTCGCGTTGCAGTTCAAGGACCAGCTGAAATTCGCCGAGAAGAACGTGCCGGGCCTGCAGCAGATGGGCATGCAGTTCATGTCGGTCGGCACGCCGGACGAGCTGCGCGAGCAGATCGTCAACAAGGCCATCGAGATCGCCTGCCTGCAGGACCCGTTGCCGCACGACGCCGCGTCGTTCAACAAGCGCCGCGACGAGGGCAAGGGCCGCATCGGCCTCTTGATCAACGAGACGGCGCGCCTCGCGGGCCAGATCCTCGCCGAGTTCCACGGCCTGCCCAAGCGCCTGCAAGGGTTGCCGCCGGCCGTCGCGAGCGACATGCAGGCGCAGTTGCAGGGGCTGGTCCACAAGCGCTTCATCGCCGAGACGGAGTACAGCCAGCTGGCGCACTTCCCGCGCTACCTGAAGGCGATGAACGTGCGCCTGGAAAAACTGCGCGCGAACCCGGCGCGCGACGCCCAGCTGATGGCCGAGTGGCAGACGGCGGCCACGCAGTTCCAGCGCACCGTGAAAAACCAGCCGTTGAAAAACCTCGACCCGCGCATGATCGAGTTCCGCTGGATGCTGGAAGAGCTGCGCGTGTCGCTGTTCGCGCAGGAGCTGCGCACGCCGATGCCGGTGTCGTCGAAGCGCCTGCAAAAAGTGTGGGAGTCGATGTTGCGCTGA
- the argA gene encoding amino-acid N-acetyltransferase — MENPTQFVQWLRSVAPYIHAFGGKTFVVAFPGELVSAGALPVLAQDLSLLVGLGIRVVLVHGSRPQVAEQLALRNVAGRFHNGVRVTDSAAMECAKEAAGELRLDIEAAFSQGLPNTPMSNAHISIVSGNFVTARPLGVIDGVDHELTGVTRKVAAAKIQPILETEDNIVLLSPLGFSPTGEVFNLTMEDVAVSAAIALHAEKLIFITETPLMKDAGGGDIRELSSHQAEAVLQAGFLPNDASFYLQHAIKACNSGVDRAHIIPYSTDGSALLELFTHDGVGTMITHENLESLRQASIEDVGGIIKLIEPLEADGTLVKRPRELIEREIEQFSVIEHDGVIFGCAALYPFPESKMAEMACLTVSPDAQTQGDGERILKHMENRARAAGMTKLFVLTTRTSHWFKKRGFVPATVDDLPKDRAHMYNWQRRSQILIKQL, encoded by the coding sequence ATGGAAAACCCTACCCAATTCGTCCAGTGGCTGCGCTCCGTCGCGCCGTACATTCACGCATTCGGCGGCAAGACCTTCGTCGTCGCTTTCCCCGGTGAACTGGTGTCGGCCGGCGCCCTGCCCGTGCTGGCGCAGGACCTGTCGCTGCTGGTCGGACTCGGCATCCGCGTCGTGCTGGTGCACGGCTCGCGGCCGCAGGTGGCCGAACAGCTGGCGCTGCGTAACGTCGCGGGCCGCTTCCACAACGGCGTGCGCGTCACCGACAGCGCCGCGATGGAATGCGCCAAGGAAGCCGCCGGCGAACTGCGCCTGGACATCGAGGCCGCGTTCAGCCAGGGTTTGCCCAACACGCCGATGTCGAATGCGCACATCAGCATCGTCTCCGGCAACTTCGTCACCGCGCGTCCGCTCGGCGTGATCGACGGCGTCGACCACGAACTGACCGGGGTCACGCGCAAGGTCGCCGCCGCCAAGATCCAGCCCATCCTGGAGACCGAGGACAACATCGTCCTGCTGTCGCCGCTGGGCTTTTCGCCGACCGGCGAAGTGTTCAACCTGACGATGGAAGACGTGGCGGTGTCCGCCGCGATCGCCCTGCATGCCGAAAAACTCATCTTCATCACCGAGACGCCGCTGATGAAGGACGCCGGCGGCGGCGACATCCGCGAACTGTCGTCGCACCAGGCCGAAGCCGTGCTGCAGGCGGGCTTCCTGCCGAACGACGCGTCGTTCTACCTGCAGCACGCGATCAAGGCCTGCAACAGCGGCGTCGACCGCGCCCACATCATCCCCTACTCGACGGACGGCTCGGCGCTGCTGGAACTGTTCACGCACGACGGCGTGGGCACCATGATCACGCACGAAAACCTGGAAAGCCTGCGCCAGGCCTCAATTGAGGACGTCGGCGGCATTATCAAGCTCATCGAACCGCTGGAAGCGGACGGCACGCTGGTGAAACGTCCGCGCGAGCTGATCGAACGCGAGATCGAACAGTTCTCCGTGATCGAGCACGACGGCGTCATCTTCGGCTGCGCCGCGCTGTATCCGTTCCCGGAATCGAAGATGGCGGAAATGGCCTGCCTGACGGTCAGCCCGGACGCGCAGACGCAGGGCGACGGCGAACGCATCCTGAAACACATGGAAAACCGCGCCCGCGCGGCCGGCATGACGAAGCTGTTCGTGCTGACCACGCGCACGTCGCACTGGTTCAAGAAGCGCGGCTTCGTGCCGGCGACCGTGGACGACCTGCCCAAGGACCGGGCGCACATGTACAACTGGCAGAGAAGGTCGCAGATCCTGATCAAGCAACTCTGA
- a CDS encoding oxidative damage protection protein: MARTVHCIKLNKEAEGLAFPPYPGELGKRIYENVSKEAWDGWLKHQTMLINENRLNMADARARKYLATQMERHFFGEGADEAAGYVPPTA; encoded by the coding sequence ATGGCCCGCACCGTCCACTGCATCAAACTGAACAAGGAAGCCGAAGGCCTGGCCTTCCCGCCGTACCCGGGCGAACTGGGCAAGCGCATCTATGAAAACGTGTCGAAGGAAGCCTGGGATGGCTGGCTCAAGCACCAGACGATGCTGATCAACGAAAACCGCCTGAACATGGCCGACGCGCGCGCCCGCAAATACCTGGCCACGCAGATGGAACGCCACTTCTTCGGCGAAGGCGCCGACGAGGCAGCCGGCTACGTGCCGCCGACGGCCTGA
- the rpiA gene encoding ribose-5-phosphate isomerase RpiA: MTQDELKQAVARAAIDYVVDGEIIGVGTGSTANFFIDELGKIKSRIKGAVASSEATATRLRGHGIEVFDLNDVESISVYVDGADEINATGAMIKGGGAALTREKIVASVSGKFVCIADGSKLVETLGKFPLPVEVVPMAANAVSRKLVALGGQPRLRTKPGSLDAFVTDNGGYILDVAGLSITDPVALESEINQIVGVIAVGLFARRGADVCLLGTGDGVKQLTF, from the coding sequence ATGACTCAGGACGAACTCAAGCAGGCGGTAGCCCGCGCCGCCATCGATTACGTGGTCGACGGCGAAATCATCGGCGTCGGCACCGGCTCCACCGCCAATTTCTTCATCGACGAACTCGGCAAGATCAAGTCGCGCATCAAGGGCGCCGTGGCGTCGTCGGAAGCGACGGCGACGCGCCTGCGCGGTCACGGCATCGAGGTGTTCGACCTGAACGACGTTGAATCGATTTCCGTCTACGTCGACGGCGCCGACGAGATCAATGCCACCGGCGCCATGATCAAGGGCGGCGGCGCAGCGCTGACGCGCGAAAAGATCGTCGCCTCCGTGTCCGGTAAATTCGTGTGCATCGCCGACGGCTCCAAGCTGGTCGAGACGCTGGGTAAATTCCCGCTGCCGGTCGAAGTCGTGCCGATGGCCGCGAACGCCGTCAGCCGCAAGCTCGTCGCGCTGGGCGGCCAGCCGCGCCTGCGCACCAAGCCGGGCAGCCTGGACGCCTTCGTCACCGACAACGGCGGCTACATCCTCGACGTGGCCGGGCTGTCGATCACGGATCCGGTGGCGCTGGAATCGGAGATCAACCAGATCGTCGGCGTGATCGCCGTCGGCCTGTTCGCCCGCCGCGGCGCCGACGTCTGCCTGCTGGGCACGGGCGACGGCGTCAAACAGCTGACGTTCTGA
- a CDS encoding poly(ethylene terephthalate) hydrolase family protein has product MFRILTTLLFALVLAHTATAADFGPYRVGFHVRQQYDRARVYQHPRNPVTAQATSGDRSRPLQTLIWYPAIGTGGALTWRDYVATVATEEEFSRMPDQVRRATDALIDTRGPQRDLPGPVRALRDAPERPGKFPVVIYAPSHGAYAIENADLCEYLASHGYIVIATPSLGPRAHAMTADLEGAEAQAADIGFLVGYAHTLAQADTNRIAVVGHSWGSLASVLAAARDDRIRALVTLDGSLRAAYDYVNGGPRAARYVTPERLGIPLLYMTRLQDEGTIGTELLARIRYADVYLATLDAASHLDFSSWSQRMAPDAAFAGRTRAQVAQAYGAMARMVERFLDARLKNDAPARRQLDDALAANRPPPGFISFAVRRAAGAPPTLDTFLEQLGQQGFEHIAAIYDRLHAQNPDLALDPLQAHDWGMKLLRERRPADAMQVFRLGVKLYPERFDFLYDGLGQAYEATGERDAAIANYKQALALEPGQVHARERLGALGAQ; this is encoded by the coding sequence ATGTTCCGGATCCTGACCACCCTGCTGTTCGCCCTCGTCCTCGCCCACACCGCGACGGCCGCCGATTTCGGTCCATACCGCGTCGGCTTCCACGTCCGCCAGCAGTACGACCGGGCGCGCGTCTACCAGCATCCGCGCAATCCCGTCACGGCGCAGGCGACGAGCGGCGACCGTTCGCGGCCACTGCAGACGCTGATCTGGTATCCGGCCATCGGCACCGGCGGCGCGCTGACCTGGCGCGACTACGTGGCGACCGTGGCCACCGAGGAAGAATTCAGCCGCATGCCGGACCAGGTGCGCCGCGCCACCGACGCGCTCATCGACACGCGCGGCCCACAGCGCGACCTGCCGGGCCCCGTGCGCGCGCTGCGCGACGCGCCCGAGCGTCCGGGTAAATTCCCCGTCGTGATCTACGCGCCGAGCCACGGCGCCTACGCGATCGAGAACGCCGACCTGTGCGAATACCTCGCGAGCCACGGCTACATCGTGATCGCGACGCCGTCGCTGGGCCCGCGCGCGCACGCGATGACGGCCGACCTCGAAGGCGCCGAAGCGCAGGCCGCCGACATCGGCTTCCTCGTCGGCTACGCGCACACGCTGGCGCAGGCGGACACGAACCGCATCGCCGTCGTCGGCCACAGCTGGGGCAGCCTCGCGAGCGTGCTGGCCGCGGCCCGCGACGACCGCATCCGCGCCCTCGTCACGCTGGACGGCTCGCTGCGCGCCGCCTACGACTACGTGAACGGCGGCCCGCGCGCCGCCCGCTACGTCACGCCGGAGCGCCTGGGCATCCCGCTGCTGTACATGACGCGCCTGCAGGACGAAGGCACCATCGGCACCGAACTGCTGGCGCGCATCCGCTATGCCGACGTCTACCTCGCCACGCTGGACGCCGCCAGCCATCTGGATTTCTCGTCGTGGTCACAGCGCATGGCGCCGGACGCCGCCTTCGCCGGACGCACGCGTGCCCAAGTCGCGCAGGCGTACGGCGCGATGGCGCGGATGGTGGAACGCTTCCTCGACGCCCGCCTGAAGAACGACGCCCCCGCGCGCCGCCAGCTGGACGACGCCCTCGCCGCGAACCGTCCGCCGCCCGGCTTTATTTCGTTCGCCGTGCGCCGCGCCGCGGGCGCTCCGCCCACGCTGGACACGTTCCTCGAGCAATTGGGCCAGCAGGGTTTCGAACACATCGCCGCCATCTACGACCGCCTGCACGCGCAGAACCCGGACCTCGCCCTCGACCCGCTGCAGGCCCACGACTGGGGCATGAAGCTGCTGCGCGAACGCCGCCCGGCGGACGCCATGCAGGTGTTCCGGCTGGGCGTGAAGCTGTATCCGGAACGCTTCGACTTCCTCTACGACGGCCTGGGCCAGGCGTACGAGGCGACGGGCGAGCGCGACGCGGCCATCGCCAACTACAAGCAGGCGCTCGCGCTGGAGCCGGGGCAGGTTCACGCGCGCGAACGGCTGGGCGCGCTCGGTGCGCAGTGA
- a CDS encoding VOC family protein, which produces MKRVTGIGGIFFQAKDPAALGAWYKRHLGIAVQPWGGAAFDWTDDTGKPTGGTTAWSVFPAGSDQFAPGTAPFMINYRVHDLAALLRALRDEGCNVLDKTDDGEYGKFGWVIDPEGNKVELWEPPAP; this is translated from the coding sequence ATGAAACGTGTGACTGGCATCGGCGGCATCTTCTTCCAAGCAAAAGACCCGGCCGCACTGGGCGCCTGGTACAAGCGCCACCTGGGCATAGCCGTCCAGCCGTGGGGCGGCGCCGCGTTCGACTGGACGGACGACACGGGCAAACCCACGGGCGGCACGACCGCGTGGTCCGTCTTCCCGGCCGGCAGCGACCAGTTCGCGCCCGGCACCGCGCCCTTCATGATCAATTACCGCGTCCACGACCTGGCCGCCCTGCTGCGGGCGCTGCGCGACGAAGGCTGCAACGTGCTGGACAAGACGGACGACGGCGAGTACGGCAAGTTCGGCTGGGTCATCGATCCGGAAGGCAACAAGGTCGAGCTGTGGGAGCCGCCGGCCCCATGA
- a CDS encoding gamma carbonic anhydrase family protein produces the protein MPLSNYLDTTPQLAERVYVHASAQVIGSVRLGADSSIWCNAVLRGDVNDIVIGRCTNIQDLTMGHVSHKTPAKPDGSPLVIGDHVTVGHAVILHGCRIGNECLIGMGSIVMDDVVVEDRVMVGAGSLVPPGKTLESGFLYVGRPVVKVRPLTEAEIAYLRYSAEHYVRVKDNYLNGQARLGPNG, from the coding sequence ATGCCGCTCTCCAACTACCTCGACACCACCCCACAACTTGCCGAGCGCGTGTACGTGCATGCATCGGCGCAGGTCATCGGCAGCGTCCGTCTCGGCGCCGACAGCTCGATCTGGTGCAACGCCGTCCTGCGCGGCGACGTCAACGACATCGTCATCGGCCGCTGCACCAACATCCAGGACCTCACGATGGGCCACGTGTCCCACAAGACGCCCGCCAAGCCCGACGGCTCGCCACTCGTCATCGGCGACCACGTCACCGTGGGACACGCCGTGATCCTGCACGGCTGCCGGATCGGGAACGAATGCCTCATCGGCATGGGCAGCATCGTGATGGACGACGTCGTCGTCGAGGATCGCGTCATGGTCGGCGCCGGCAGCCTCGTCCCGCCCGGGAAGACGCTGGAAAGCGGATTCCTGTACGTGGGCCGGCCTGTCGTCAAGGTCCGGCCGCTGACCGAGGCCGAGATCGCGTACTTGCGCTATTCGGCCGAGCATTATGTGCGCGTCAAGGACAACTACCTGAACGGACAGGCACGCCTGGGCCCTAACGGCTGA